One stretch of Roseimicrobium sp. ORNL1 DNA includes these proteins:
- the glgX gene encoding glycogen debranching protein GlgX: MSDNIIVRPGKPVPLGPTLEPDGVNFALFSAHATKVELCLFEGDDPTRETRLTLPECTNQVWHGFVPGIKPGQKYGFRVHGPYEPERGHRFNPNKVLVDPYGRAMGRTLTKWSPELFGYTTGHEAVDLSFDERDSAPYAPLSVVLDTGFDWGDDRPPQTSWHRTTIYELHVKGFTKQLSTIPEHLRGTYAGLASDEAMNYIKSLGVTAIELLPVHHHLDDSYLLEKSLNNYWGYNTLSYFAFEPGYASVKDPHQAMHEFKGMVKRLHAEGIEVILDVVYNHTAEGNQCGPTLCYRGIDNASYYRLSQEHPRYYEDFTGCGNTLSMQNQVGLRLLMDSLRYWVTEMHVDGFRFDLASALARELHGWNKLSSFFDAIGQDPVLSAVKLIAEPWDVGMGGYQVGNFPTGWAEWNGRYRDEVRDFWKGMGQAGELAARLSGSADLYDHSGRHPHASINFITSHDGFCVRDLVSYDNKHNEANGEDNRDGDNNNASWNCGAEGETDNPEINRLRRRQVRNFLATLLLSQGAPMITAGDERWRTQKGNNNAYCQDNEISWLPWNDNQDAAELQKFVTTLIALRDEQRVLRRKNFLTGQPPAEGLPKDVIWWNVEGREMTGEDWSAGFVRCFGMLLPGNSLNELNDAGEPRVSDSVFILMNAHHEDLNCVMPPTFGTRFWTPRAMTSDIPGKTRVSESNKFKIQARSLAVFVAKPKPAERPATVPAEPAPAEQPAAIQAEPVPA; the protein is encoded by the coding sequence ATGAGCGACAACATCATCGTCCGTCCCGGAAAACCTGTCCCCCTCGGTCCCACCCTTGAACCAGACGGCGTGAATTTTGCGCTCTTTTCCGCGCATGCCACCAAGGTCGAGCTCTGCCTCTTTGAAGGCGATGACCCAACCCGGGAAACGCGCCTGACACTGCCGGAATGCACCAATCAGGTGTGGCATGGTTTTGTCCCCGGCATCAAGCCCGGCCAGAAGTACGGCTTCCGAGTGCACGGTCCCTACGAGCCAGAACGTGGCCATCGATTCAACCCCAATAAGGTGCTCGTAGACCCGTATGGCCGGGCCATGGGAAGGACCCTCACCAAATGGTCTCCTGAACTCTTCGGCTATACCACTGGTCATGAAGCCGTGGATCTCAGCTTCGATGAACGCGACTCGGCACCCTATGCACCCTTGAGCGTGGTACTGGACACGGGGTTTGACTGGGGAGATGACCGACCACCGCAGACGTCATGGCACCGCACCACCATCTATGAACTGCACGTGAAGGGATTCACCAAGCAGCTCTCCACCATTCCCGAGCACCTGCGTGGCACCTATGCCGGCCTCGCTTCAGATGAAGCGATGAACTACATCAAATCTCTTGGTGTCACCGCCATTGAACTCCTGCCAGTGCATCATCATCTGGATGACTCCTACCTCCTGGAGAAAAGCCTGAACAACTACTGGGGATACAACACGCTCTCCTATTTTGCTTTCGAACCGGGTTACGCCTCTGTGAAGGATCCCCATCAGGCCATGCATGAGTTCAAGGGCATGGTGAAGCGTCTTCATGCGGAGGGCATCGAGGTCATCCTCGATGTGGTGTACAATCACACGGCAGAGGGAAATCAGTGTGGCCCCACCCTCTGCTATCGCGGCATCGACAATGCGTCCTACTACCGGCTGTCCCAGGAGCATCCCCGCTACTACGAGGACTTCACCGGCTGCGGCAACACTCTCAGCATGCAGAACCAGGTGGGCCTGCGCCTCCTCATGGACAGCCTGCGCTACTGGGTGACGGAGATGCATGTGGATGGCTTCCGCTTCGACCTTGCCAGCGCGCTCGCCCGAGAGCTTCATGGGTGGAACAAGCTCAGTTCCTTCTTCGATGCCATAGGGCAGGATCCCGTTCTCTCCGCGGTGAAACTGATCGCGGAACCCTGGGATGTGGGAATGGGTGGCTACCAGGTCGGAAACTTCCCCACCGGCTGGGCCGAGTGGAATGGACGCTACCGCGATGAGGTGCGTGATTTCTGGAAAGGCATGGGCCAGGCAGGTGAACTGGCAGCGCGACTCTCCGGAAGTGCGGATCTCTATGATCACAGCGGGCGCCATCCTCACGCGAGCATCAATTTCATCACCTCCCACGATGGCTTTTGCGTGCGGGATCTGGTGAGCTACGACAACAAGCACAACGAGGCCAACGGCGAAGACAATCGCGACGGGGACAACAACAACGCCAGCTGGAACTGCGGCGCCGAGGGCGAAACAGACAATCCCGAGATCAACCGCCTGCGCCGCCGTCAGGTGCGCAACTTCCTGGCCACCCTGCTGCTCTCACAAGGCGCACCGATGATCACCGCTGGTGACGAGCGCTGGCGCACCCAGAAGGGCAACAACAATGCCTACTGCCAGGACAACGAAATCTCCTGGCTGCCGTGGAATGATAATCAGGATGCCGCGGAACTGCAGAAGTTCGTGACCACATTGATTGCGCTACGCGACGAACAGCGCGTGCTCCGTCGGAAGAACTTCCTGACCGGCCAGCCTCCCGCGGAAGGACTGCCCAAGGACGTGATCTGGTGGAACGTCGAGGGGCGCGAGATGACCGGAGAGGACTGGAGCGCCGGCTTTGTGCGGTGCTTCGGCATGCTGCTGCCTGGAAACAGTCTCAACGAGCTGAACGATGCCGGGGAGCCACGTGTAAGCGATTCCGTCTTCATCCTCATGAATGCCCATCACGAGGATCTCAACTGCGTTATGCCGCCCACCTTTGGCACACGCTTCTGGACACCTCGTGCCATGACCTCCGACATCCCGGGTAAGACCCGCGTGAGTGAATCCAACAAGTTCAAGATTCAGGCCCGCTCTCTGGCGGTGTTTGTGGCGAAGCCCAAGCCAGCCGAGCGTCCGGCTACCGTCCCTGCCGAACCTGCACCAGCAGAGCAGCCGGCAGCTATCCAAGCCGAACCGGTGCCCGCGTGA
- a CDS encoding type I phosphomannose isomerase catalytic subunit — MTPPLRFQPLYQTRVWGGRRLETVLKRELPDEQPYGESWELCDRAEFQSKVVDGRYKGMSLHDLWMHHRVDIFGSRYASHPATRFPILLKVLDCEEVLSLQVHPPASIAASLDGEPKTEMWHVMDASPQAAIYAGLKRGVTRDDFVRALEEGSVADLVHQVHPKVGQFMFVESGRLHALGAGLLVYEIQQNSDTTYRVFDWNRVGLDGKPRALHVQESLACIDFDDAEPSLQQPGPDGGLVTCPWFDVRRSTLPAGERVELANSEDFVCIAVLRGDINLGEGKAGAGALLLLPPATADAAARTVAAVSDAEWLEIRLP, encoded by the coding sequence ATGACACCTCCTCTCCGCTTCCAGCCCCTGTACCAGACACGCGTCTGGGGTGGCCGACGGCTTGAAACCGTGCTGAAGCGTGAGCTGCCGGACGAACAGCCGTACGGTGAAAGCTGGGAGCTGTGTGACCGCGCGGAATTCCAGAGCAAGGTGGTGGATGGCAGGTACAAGGGAATGAGCCTGCACGATCTGTGGATGCACCACCGCGTGGACATCTTCGGCTCGCGCTACGCGAGTCATCCCGCCACACGATTTCCCATCCTGCTGAAGGTCCTGGATTGTGAAGAGGTGCTGTCCCTGCAGGTGCATCCGCCAGCCTCCATCGCAGCCTCACTTGATGGAGAACCGAAGACGGAGATGTGGCACGTGATGGATGCAAGTCCCCAAGCAGCCATCTACGCGGGGCTGAAGCGTGGTGTCACGAGGGATGACTTTGTGCGTGCCCTGGAGGAGGGGAGCGTCGCAGATCTGGTGCATCAGGTGCATCCGAAGGTGGGCCAGTTCATGTTTGTGGAGAGCGGCAGACTCCACGCGTTGGGAGCTGGATTGCTGGTCTATGAAATCCAGCAGAACAGCGATACGACTTACCGCGTGTTCGACTGGAATCGGGTGGGATTGGACGGCAAGCCGCGCGCCCTGCATGTGCAGGAATCCCTTGCCTGCATCGACTTTGACGATGCCGAGCCATCTCTGCAGCAGCCTGGCCCGGATGGCGGTCTGGTCACGTGCCCGTGGTTTGATGTGAGACGCTCCACCCTGCCTGCGGGAGAACGCGTGGAACTGGCCAACTCCGAAGACTTCGTCTGTATCGCGGTCCTTCGCGGTGACATCAATTTGGGTGAAGGAAAAGCCGGTGCGGGTGCACTTCTTCTGCTGCCGCCTGCCACCGCGGATGCTGCTGCACGGACAGTCGCGGCGGTTTCCGATGCCGAATGGCTGGAGATCAGGCTTCCCTGA
- a CDS encoding CBS domain-containing protein codes for MKLSEFLSRNLKLLSPEDTVQTAGSQMRKHHASNMPVASDRKLVGMVDQPDPDLQATRYGHDPKKVTVGESMSENAVCCTEEQDLTSALRVMNDHHLDFLPIVDKQHCVVGVVHRDELVEMAATQGDAGL; via the coding sequence ATGAAACTTTCCGAATTCCTAAGCAGAAATTTGAAGCTCCTGAGTCCCGAGGACACGGTCCAGACTGCGGGAAGCCAGATGCGGAAGCATCATGCTTCGAACATGCCGGTGGCCTCCGACCGCAAGCTGGTGGGCATGGTCGACCAGCCCGATCCTGACCTTCAAGCGACTCGATATGGTCATGATCCCAAGAAGGTAACCGTGGGAGAATCCATGAGCGAGAACGCGGTCTGCTGCACCGAGGAGCAGGATCTGACCTCAGCGCTTCGGGTGATGAATGATCATCATCTGGACTTCCTCCCGATCGTGGACAAGCAACATTGCGTTGTCGGAGTGGTGCACCGGGATGAACTGGTGGAGATGGCCGCGACCCAGGGCGACGCGGGTCTGTAG
- a CDS encoding endonuclease/exonuclease/phosphatase family protein, giving the protein MSDALHRAAGTVPLRVMTYNVHGCAGTDGKFDAERIASVIAPYSPDIVALQELDVARRRSGGSHQANLIAECLGMKGHFHPAWLPLPEEQYGDAILTPWPFQLIKGAELPTAASPLAFEPRGALWISVKKGNAVFHVLNTHLGLSNTERRNQVEALLGPDWLSHPDCNSPVIFCGDLNDLPTSRIYRRLASRMQDAQRTGSFFRARATFPSRLPFLRLDYIFVSSGISVESVEVCRSPLAKVASDHLPLIADLLIPVSQLGTQGATQQSHDLFAERTGAPLVEPDSP; this is encoded by the coding sequence ATGAGTGATGCCCTCCATCGCGCCGCAGGGACCGTGCCGCTCCGCGTGATGACGTACAACGTCCATGGGTGCGCTGGTACCGATGGCAAGTTCGACGCGGAGCGCATCGCCTCAGTCATCGCTCCCTACAGCCCGGACATCGTCGCGCTGCAGGAACTGGACGTCGCCCGACGCCGGAGCGGTGGCAGCCACCAGGCAAATCTCATAGCCGAATGCCTGGGCATGAAGGGCCATTTCCATCCCGCCTGGCTTCCTCTACCTGAGGAGCAGTATGGCGATGCAATTCTCACGCCCTGGCCCTTCCAACTCATCAAGGGAGCGGAACTGCCCACCGCGGCCTCACCTCTTGCCTTCGAACCCCGCGGTGCCCTGTGGATCTCCGTGAAGAAGGGGAACGCCGTTTTTCATGTGCTGAACACGCACCTCGGTCTGAGCAACACGGAACGGCGCAATCAGGTGGAGGCACTCCTCGGTCCAGACTGGCTGTCTCATCCCGACTGCAATTCACCCGTGATCTTTTGTGGGGATCTCAATGACCTTCCCACCTCGCGCATCTACCGCCGGCTGGCCTCACGGATGCAGGATGCACAACGCACCGGGAGCTTTTTCCGCGCCCGGGCCACGTTCCCTTCGCGACTGCCTTTCCTGCGCCTCGACTACATTTTTGTATCTTCGGGTATCTCCGTGGAGTCCGTGGAAGTTTGCCGTTCCCCACTCGCGAAGGTGGCCTCTGACCATCTGCCGCTGATCGCGGATCTGCTTATCCCGGTATCACAACTGGGAACGCAGGGCGCAACCCAACAGTCCCACGACCTTTTCGCCGAGAGGACGGGAGCGCCACTCGTCGAGCCCGATTCTCCGTGA
- a CDS encoding thermonuclease family protein, producing MHRSLAKHVLLLLIIVWSAGCEGLAPHPGTTSQRRTPGVERSAPPRAIVRPAARHRVVKVHDGDSVTLLSDGVQYKARLSGIDAPELRQEFGLHAKATLVAMVEGRVVTFTDSGLDRYHRTLVRLHVEGMDVNAEMVRRGMAWKYSAYTRDPVLTSAEQEARQFHRGLWSQANPVPPWEWRHAR from the coding sequence ATGCATCGATCGCTGGCGAAGCACGTGCTGTTGTTGCTCATCATCGTCTGGTCCGCCGGATGTGAAGGGCTGGCGCCCCATCCGGGAACGACGTCTCAGCGACGAACACCGGGCGTGGAGAGGTCTGCTCCTCCCCGTGCGATCGTGCGACCGGCCGCGCGACACCGTGTTGTGAAGGTGCATGACGGCGACAGCGTGACGCTCCTCTCCGATGGTGTGCAATATAAAGCGCGCCTGTCCGGGATTGATGCGCCGGAACTGCGGCAGGAGTTCGGACTTCATGCGAAAGCAACCCTTGTGGCAATGGTCGAGGGAAGGGTGGTAACCTTCACCGACAGCGGCCTGGACCGTTATCACCGCACCCTCGTGCGCCTGCACGTGGAGGGAATGGATGTGAATGCGGAGATGGTGCGGCGCGGCATGGCCTGGAAATACAGCGCCTATACCCGTGATCCTGTCCTTACTTCCGCTGAACAGGAAGCGCGCCAGTTCCACCGGGGACTCTGGTCGCAAGCCAATCCTGTGCCTCCATGGGAATGGAGACACGCGCGGTAG
- a CDS encoding phospholipase D-like domain-containing protein, whose protein sequence is MRQNSPRDQESHTGSTFAAHLTTAIVSGVTTAVLARNFFESEKKVTHSIETDYGVEDPDFRRTISHMLGPPFVGGNDVRIYNNGAEIFPAMLHAIRMAQHSVTFENFVFTSGRVTRQFAGAFAERALAGVKVHFLQDAMGCNCIRGEEFNVMKKAGVEVEVFRYLNLRFNERTHRKLLVIDGKFGFIGGVGISDDWDGDAEQPTHWRDTQYLVRGPAVAQMQQAFMDNWIQTRACVLHGDRYFPHVEKENGMNCQVFKSSSSEGADSARLLFIFAIAAARRTIRIANAYFIPDDLTVQTLVEARARNVDVEVIVPGELTDQHLVRKVGRARWKKMIEAGIKFYEYQPSRFHCKYMIVDEFLSCVGSCNLDNRSLRLNEEANLNILDRDFAREHLQIFERDKADSRRIGLDEWRSRPLGEKVVGLLGCALRSQL, encoded by the coding sequence ATGAGACAGAATTCCCCCCGAGACCAGGAATCCCATACTGGATCCACTTTCGCAGCCCACCTGACCACCGCGATCGTCAGCGGCGTAACCACGGCCGTCCTTGCCCGGAACTTTTTCGAAAGCGAGAAGAAGGTGACGCACTCGATTGAGACGGACTATGGGGTGGAGGATCCCGACTTCCGCCGTACCATCAGCCACATGCTGGGGCCTCCCTTTGTGGGTGGCAACGACGTGAGAATCTACAACAACGGTGCGGAGATTTTCCCAGCCATGTTGCATGCCATCCGGATGGCTCAGCATTCAGTCACGTTTGAGAACTTTGTGTTCACCAGTGGTCGCGTGACCAGACAGTTCGCAGGCGCCTTTGCCGAGCGCGCCCTGGCGGGCGTGAAAGTTCACTTCCTTCAGGATGCCATGGGCTGCAATTGCATTCGCGGTGAGGAGTTCAACGTGATGAAGAAAGCCGGGGTCGAGGTGGAGGTGTTCCGTTACTTGAATCTCCGCTTCAACGAACGCACCCACCGCAAGCTGCTGGTGATCGATGGGAAGTTTGGCTTCATCGGCGGCGTGGGAATCTCCGATGACTGGGATGGTGATGCCGAACAGCCAACCCACTGGAGGGACACGCAGTACCTCGTCCGTGGGCCAGCGGTGGCTCAGATGCAGCAGGCTTTCATGGACAACTGGATTCAGACGCGCGCCTGCGTGCTGCATGGGGATCGCTATTTCCCGCACGTCGAAAAGGAGAACGGAATGAACTGCCAGGTGTTCAAGAGTTCGTCATCCGAAGGAGCAGACAGTGCGCGCCTGCTCTTCATCTTTGCCATAGCTGCCGCGCGTCGCACCATTCGCATCGCCAATGCCTACTTCATTCCAGACGATCTCACCGTCCAGACTCTGGTGGAAGCTCGTGCACGGAATGTGGATGTGGAAGTGATCGTGCCGGGCGAACTCACCGATCAGCACCTCGTTCGCAAGGTGGGACGCGCTCGCTGGAAGAAGATGATCGAGGCAGGCATCAAGTTTTACGAGTACCAGCCTTCGCGCTTCCACTGCAAGTACATGATTGTCGATGAGTTCCTCTCATGCGTGGGCTCGTGCAATCTCGACAACCGCTCGCTGCGCCTGAATGAGGAGGCAAATCTCAATATCCTGGATCGTGACTTTGCCCGGGAGCACCTGCAAATCTTTGAGCGGGACAAGGCCGACTCACGGAGAATCGGGCTCGACGAGTGGCGCTCCCGTCCTCTCGGCGAAAAGGTCGTGGGACTGTTGGGTTGCGCCCTGCGTTCCCAGTTGTGA
- a CDS encoding DUF1343 domain-containing protein, translated as MNLRTLILGVLATTALTLASCTTPSTQVHGPANGGPFRLGVDVLAGNNWDLLRGKRVGLICNQTSMTASGLTTRAAMKRGGVNLVALYAPEHGIDGTIKAGVHVRNARDGQTGLPVYSLYGDTRKPTPAMLAPIDVLVFDLQDIGSRSYTYISTMVLAMEACGETGKEFVVLDRPNPLGGIRVEGPPVEPRWKSFVSQVNVPYVHGMTAGELAMMTAGQGWVSRRPNLRVVKMTGWNRGMLWDNTGLRWYRTSPNIPHSTSPLYYVTTGILGGAAGVDVGIGTENPFGYAGGSGVNGAAFCGYCQRLGFPGVRFTPYSKNGFGGARLAIDGRSPANLVALDVYMLAELNRQSRGRVLGKMSGSQINLFNKVYGSDSLRRDLLRGVPPQRIVSSWKGFEQGFRGRRQAYLMYP; from the coding sequence ATGAACCTCCGAACTCTGATCCTTGGCGTGCTCGCGACCACGGCGCTGACGCTGGCCAGTTGTACCACGCCCTCGACGCAGGTGCATGGACCTGCGAATGGCGGACCGTTCCGGCTGGGCGTGGATGTGCTCGCGGGAAACAACTGGGATCTACTGCGCGGCAAGAGAGTGGGCCTCATCTGCAATCAAACGAGCATGACGGCCAGCGGCCTGACCACGCGTGCGGCGATGAAGCGTGGCGGCGTGAACCTGGTCGCGTTGTATGCGCCGGAGCATGGCATCGACGGCACCATCAAGGCCGGGGTGCATGTGCGGAATGCGCGCGATGGCCAGACGGGATTGCCGGTGTACTCGCTGTATGGAGACACGCGCAAACCCACGCCGGCGATGCTGGCTCCGATCGATGTGCTGGTGTTTGACCTGCAGGACATCGGCTCGCGCAGCTACACGTACATCTCCACCATGGTACTGGCGATGGAGGCCTGCGGTGAGACGGGGAAGGAATTTGTGGTGCTGGACCGCCCCAACCCCTTGGGTGGCATCCGAGTGGAAGGGCCGCCGGTGGAGCCCCGATGGAAATCCTTCGTGAGCCAGGTGAATGTGCCTTATGTGCACGGCATGACGGCTGGTGAGCTCGCGATGATGACAGCAGGCCAGGGCTGGGTGAGCCGCCGTCCCAACCTGCGCGTAGTGAAAATGACCGGGTGGAACCGTGGCATGCTGTGGGACAACACCGGCCTGCGCTGGTACCGCACCTCGCCAAATATTCCGCACTCCACCTCGCCGCTGTACTACGTGACCACAGGCATCCTCGGTGGTGCTGCTGGGGTAGACGTGGGGATTGGCACGGAGAATCCCTTCGGCTATGCCGGCGGCAGTGGGGTGAATGGCGCGGCCTTCTGCGGCTACTGCCAGCGCCTCGGGTTCCCCGGCGTGAGGTTTACCCCGTACAGTAAAAATGGCTTTGGTGGCGCGAGACTGGCCATCGACGGTCGCTCCCCGGCGAACCTCGTCGCGCTGGATGTCTACATGCTCGCCGAGCTAAATCGCCAGTCACGGGGCCGTGTGCTGGGCAAGATGTCCGGCTCGCAGATCAACCTTTTCAACAAGGTGTATGGCAGCGATTCCCTGCGCCGCGACCTCCTGCGTGGGGTGCCCCCGCAGCGGATTGTTTCTTCATGGAAAGGCTTTGAACAAGGTTTCAGAGGCAGGCGGCAGGCGTACCTGATGTATCCCTGA
- a CDS encoding competence/damage-inducible protein A, with product MKIELINTGTELLIGDVINTNAAWLGQKLAELGLAVERSTVVPDGMAIQHALDEACRRSDVVIVTGGLGPTSDDVSREAASAVLGLAIQVSDAILTQLTEFFAKRGKPVNEHNKRQAMVPHGGITLPNPHGTAPGVFLPAALGQSRGLNCAVFLLPGPPRELKPMMENEVVPRLKEMLPGGEDRVCRYFNFTGLGESDISMALQDGLEAIGGLEIGYCLGKGDVDVRLSGPAAAIEQAGVLCREKLGEYLISDDRRLVEEVCVAMLAEKGQWVATAESCTGGFIAHRLTNVSGASKVLGHGFVTYANEAKTQHLGVPAALIAAHGAVSEEVAAAMAEGCLRVSGADHAVAVTGIAGPTGGTPDKPTGTVFIALASKGQPVEVQKRWFSGERERFKILTSQTALDFLRRRLCGYGLPTA from the coding sequence ATGAAGATCGAGCTCATCAACACCGGCACGGAGCTGCTGATTGGTGACGTGATCAATACCAACGCAGCCTGGCTGGGGCAGAAGCTCGCCGAGCTGGGTCTCGCCGTGGAGCGCTCCACCGTGGTGCCGGATGGCATGGCCATTCAGCACGCGCTGGATGAAGCCTGCCGTCGCTCGGATGTGGTGATCGTGACGGGTGGGCTGGGACCCACCTCGGACGACGTGTCTCGAGAAGCGGCTTCCGCCGTGCTCGGGCTGGCCATCCAGGTGAGTGACGCGATTCTGACCCAGCTTACCGAGTTCTTCGCCAAGCGCGGCAAGCCGGTGAATGAGCACAACAAACGGCAGGCCATGGTCCCGCATGGCGGTATCACCCTGCCCAATCCTCATGGCACGGCGCCCGGCGTCTTTCTTCCGGCGGCTCTGGGTCAGAGCCGGGGATTGAACTGTGCCGTCTTCCTGCTGCCCGGTCCTCCTCGTGAGCTCAAGCCCATGATGGAGAATGAAGTGGTGCCCCGCCTGAAGGAGATGCTGCCGGGTGGGGAGGACCGCGTGTGCCGGTACTTCAACTTCACCGGCCTCGGCGAGTCGGACATTTCGATGGCCTTGCAAGATGGCCTGGAAGCGATTGGCGGGCTGGAGATCGGTTACTGTCTCGGGAAGGGAGACGTGGATGTCCGTCTTTCAGGCCCGGCCGCGGCGATTGAGCAGGCCGGCGTGCTGTGCCGCGAAAAGCTCGGTGAGTATCTGATTTCCGATGATCGCCGACTCGTGGAGGAGGTCTGTGTGGCCATGCTTGCAGAGAAAGGTCAGTGGGTGGCCACTGCGGAGAGCTGCACAGGCGGCTTCATCGCCCACCGGCTGACGAACGTGAGCGGCGCCTCCAAGGTGCTCGGGCACGGATTTGTGACGTATGCCAACGAGGCCAAGACCCAGCATCTGGGCGTGCCGGCCGCACTCATCGCGGCCCATGGCGCTGTGAGTGAGGAGGTGGCGGCAGCCATGGCAGAAGGCTGCCTGCGCGTGAGCGGGGCGGACCACGCCGTGGCGGTGACCGGGATCGCCGGTCCCACCGGGGGCACGCCTGACAAGCCCACGGGCACTGTCTTCATCGCGCTGGCGTCCAAGGGACAGCCGGTGGAGGTGCAGAAACGGTGGTTCAGCGGCGAGCGGGAGCGGTTCAAGATCCTGACCAGCCAGACGGCCCTGGACTTCCTGCGCCGCCGCCTGTGCGGGTATGGCTTGCCGACGGCCTGA
- a CDS encoding DUF4142 domain-containing protein: MKLKAISIACLSLAAAFFVNAKDPSSLNASDEKFVKMAAESGMTEVKVAELGAQKATRAEVKALAETMIKDHTMLNEGLTALASTKGAQLSSVIAPKGADTVKDLEKYSGEEFDKQFLEAMKDGHEKSVKNFKDAAENAKDGEVKAFASKNLPTIEGHLEHIKRLQK; encoded by the coding sequence ATGAAACTTAAAGCTATCTCCATCGCCTGCCTTTCGCTCGCTGCTGCGTTCTTCGTAAACGCCAAGGATCCCAGCTCGCTGAACGCCTCAGATGAGAAATTCGTCAAGATGGCTGCCGAAAGCGGCATGACCGAAGTCAAGGTGGCCGAGCTCGGCGCACAGAAGGCCACCCGCGCTGAGGTGAAGGCGCTGGCTGAAACGATGATCAAGGATCATACGATGCTCAATGAAGGCCTCACGGCCCTCGCCAGCACCAAGGGCGCACAGCTTTCATCCGTCATCGCTCCGAAGGGCGCAGACACGGTGAAGGATCTCGAGAAGTACAGCGGCGAAGAGTTCGACAAGCAGTTCCTCGAAGCCATGAAGGACGGGCATGAAAAGTCCGTGAAGAACTTCAAGGACGCTGCGGAAAACGCCAAGGATGGCGAGGTAAAGGCTTTCGCCTCAAAGAACCTTCCAACCATTGAAGGTCACCTTGAGCACATCAAACGCCTCCAGAAGTAG
- the rsfS gene encoding ribosome silencing factor codes for MAKKAASKKTAKPTTVAAAAPSKFEGEAMAKAAANYADDKKAEDIVIMDVRGISPVTDYFVICSVTSMPQLRAVRDEIEYQFKTEHNARPLAGDRNLESLWLILHYGDVMIHVFHKEKRDFYALEDLWSDAPVVSWSPTLPAAAAAAKKVTAVKKAPAKKTAAKKAASKKATKKAK; via the coding sequence ATGGCAAAGAAAGCAGCAAGCAAGAAGACCGCCAAGCCGACGACGGTGGCAGCGGCAGCTCCCTCCAAATTCGAAGGGGAGGCCATGGCCAAGGCCGCGGCGAACTACGCGGATGACAAGAAGGCGGAGGACATCGTGATCATGGACGTGCGCGGCATCTCGCCGGTCACGGACTACTTCGTGATCTGCAGCGTGACTTCCATGCCGCAACTGCGCGCCGTGCGTGACGAGATTGAGTACCAGTTCAAGACGGAGCACAACGCCCGTCCGCTTGCCGGGGATCGCAATCTGGAAAGCCTGTGGCTCATCCTGCACTACGGCGATGTGATGATTCACGTCTTCCACAAGGAAAAGCGTGACTTCTACGCACTTGAGGACCTGTGGAGTGACGCGCCGGTGGTGTCGTGGAGTCCCACGCTGCCCGCCGCCGCTGCCGCAGCGAAAAAGGTCACCGCAGTGAAGAAGGCTCCCGCCAAAAAGACGGCGGCCAAGAAAGCCGCAAGCAAGAAGGCGACGAAGAAGGCCAAATGA